Below is a window of Undibacterium sp. YM2 DNA.
TGACTATAACACCGTTTTTAGCCAGAATCAAATTTGCTTTAAATCTGGGGGTTCAACTTCTCTGTCTTGGATTGCAATTTATTCAATGCCGACAAATAAGCTTTCGCTGAAGCAACAACAATATCAGGATCAGCCCCCACGCCATTGACAATGCGGCCAGCCTTGGACAGGCGCATGGTGACTTCACCCTGGGACTGGGTACCAGTAGTGATCGCATTCACAGAGAACAACAGCAACTCTGCGCCACTCTGCACTTTGGAATCAATGGCATTGACGATAGCATCGACCGGGCCATTGCCATTACCTTCGCAAGTGACTTCCTTACCATCTGAAGTAAATACAACTTTGGCATACGGCAGCTCGCCCGTCTCAGACCGCTGGGACAAAGACACATAGTGGAAAGCATCGTTGTTGTGCGCATGCTCCTCATCAGACACCAGGGCAAGAATATCTTCATCGAATATTTCCGACTTGCGGTCAGCCAGTTCCTTGAAGCGGGCAAAGGCAGCATTGACTTCAGTTTCCGACTCCAGCGCTATACCCAATTCTTCCAGGCGCTGCTTGAATGCATTACGACCAGATAATTTACCCAACACCAGTTTATTCGCACTCCAGCCCACGTCTTCGGCACGCATGATCTCGTAAGTATCACGCGCTTTCAAGATACCGTCCTGATGGATGCCAGATGCATGGGCAAAGGCATTCGCACCTACCACGGCTTTGTTAGGCTGTACGGCAAAACCAGTGATTTGCGACACCAGCTTGGATGCAGGTACGATCTGGCTAATGTCTATGCCCAGTTGCAAATCAAAGTAGTCTTTGCGGGTACGCACTGCCATGACGATTTCTTCGAGTGCGGTATTACCTGCACGCTCACCCAGGCCATTGATGGTACATTCAATCTGACGTGCGCCGCCTATCATGACACCGGCCAGGGAATTGGCCACAGCCATGCCCAGGTCATTGTGGCAATGCACAGACCAGACCGCCTTGTCAGAATTGGGGATGCGTTCACGCAAAGACTTCAGCATATTGCCATACAGCTCAGGCACGGCATAGCCAACTGTGTCAGCAAAGTTGATCGTGGTCGCACCTTCTTTAATGACCGCTTCCAGCACCCGGCACAAGAAATCCATATCTGAGCGACTGCCATCTTCAGGACTGAACTCAACATCATCCGTAAAATTGCGGGCATAGCGCACGGCTTGTATGGCTTGCTCCAATACCTGATCCGGCGTCATGCGCAACTTCTTTTCCATGTGCAGAGGAGACGTTGCGATGAAGGTATGAATACGCTTGCGTTGCGCGGCCTGCAAGGCTTCTGCGGCGCGGGCGATGTCGCGGTCATTGGCGCGCGACAAAGAGCAGATCGTCGAGTCCTTGACGATGGAAGCAATCGCCTTGATGGATTCAAAATCGCCAGGAGATGCCGCCGCAAAACCGGCTTCAATCACATCGACCTTCATCCTTTCCAGTTGCTTGGCAATACGGATTTTTTCATCCTTGGTCATGGATGCGCCAGGGGATTGTTCGCCATCACGCAAGGTTGTGTCGAATATGATGAGTTTGTCGGCCATGCTATTGCTCCTGATATGATTTAAGTCTGAAATGTCGTAGATGTAAAACTGCAAACTGTGAATATTCTTTGACCTACCCTTGCAAGACGCACATGGGTGGCGAGACTACTCGAATTGTGGGTATAGGGGGATTTAGCGCGTGAACGCTAGTAGAGATGTCAGCAATAGCAGACCAGACAGGCCTGCCATAGTGTTTTTTGCTATTGATGTAGATGCGGAGTTCATGCCAAAGACTATAAGCGCAAAGGCAGAAAAGTGCAAGAATTTATAGCAGGAAAATCCTGTTTTTATGAGGCAGAAAAGCAAAAAAGCCGCAATACATTTTCTGCATTGCGACTTTTCTTGAAAAACACCGAATTTAATCTGGTCACGCGAGTTTTGATACCGGCTTATTTATCATCATGGTGATGATCATCAACACTGGTTTGCACAATGCTGACCGGCCTGCCCTTGCGCCAGCGCCACAGCAAGACAACATAGCCAGACAAGCCATACAGGACAAACAGGCCAAACAAGACCTTGGGTGGATCACTGACGACCGCAACATAGGCCAGCACGATGAGGAAAGGCGCAATGAATGGTACAGACTTACGCAGGTTCACGTCCTTGAAACTATAGAAAGGCACATTGGTCACCATCGTCAAACCAGCGAACAAGGTAATACTCCAGGTACTCCAACTCAAGTCACGTCCGAGAAAATGCAAATCTTCCATCAGCAAGACAAAGCCAGCAACCAGCGCGGCTGCCGCAGGACTGGGCAAGCCCTGGAAATACCGCTTATCGACTACACCAATATTGGTATTGAAACGTGCCAGCCGCAAAGCTGCGCCGGCGCAATAGACAAAAGCCGCCAACCAGCCAAGCTTGCCCATTCCCTTCAACGACCATTCATAAGCCACCAGTGCCGGTGCAGCACCAAAGGAAATCATGTCTGACAAACTATCGTATTGCGCCCCAAACTCACTCTGGGTATTGGTCATGCGGGCGACGCGACCGTCCAGACTATCCAGCACCATGGCCGCGAAAATCGCCAGGGCCGACCGGTCAAAACGTTGATCCATTGCCATGACAATCGCATAAAAACCGCAAAACAGGGCTGCAGTAGTAAACGCATTTGGCAATAAATAAATGCCGCGCCGCCTCTTGGGAGCGGTCTCTGGAGCAACGGCCTCAACAGATTGTTGCGTTTTGCGTATACCCTTGGGAAAAAGCTTGAAATTACCCTTGGGCTTGCGTCGATTAGGTGTGGACATGCGGTTATTTCGTAAAAGCTTGCCCAGTAACAACCGGACAATAGAAATCAAAAGTGTGGGAAGTATAACCGTGATTATTGGTCACGAAAACAATTCGCATACTTGCATGACATGCTTGTGACAGTAAAAAGCTGGCATAACAACATCCATATAAACAAAAATCGCCCTTGCGGGCGATTTTTAGTCTTCGAGCCGTCTGCGCTTGCAAGCGCAGACGAGATGATGCCCGGCGATCTGAAGAATTAATTCTTCGATTGATCAACTAGTTTGTTTTTAGCGATCCAAGTGCACTTGAAGGCGTAAAAAAGTCGTCCAAGTGGACGACTTTTAGCCTTCGAGCTGTGTGCGCCTACGAGCGCACACTGGATGATGCCCGGCGATCTTAAAAATTAGTTTTTGGATTGATCAACCAATTTGTTTTTAGCGATCCAAGGCATCATGGCACGCAATTTCGCGCCCACTTCTTCGATCTGGTGCTCAGCAGTCAAACGACGGCGGGAGATCAAAGTAGGTGCGCCTGCCTTGTTTTCCAGGATGAAGCTCTTCGCGTATTCACCAGTCTGAATATCTTTCAGGCACTGGCGCATGGCGTTCTTGGTGTCTTCTGTAACGACTTTAGGGCCAGTCACATATTCACCGTATTCTGCATTGTTGGAGATCGAGTAGTTCATGTTGGCGATACCGCCTTCATAGATCAGGTCAACGATCAGCTTCAATTCATGCAGACATTCGAAGTAAGCCATTTCTGGTGCATAGCCAGCTTC
It encodes the following:
- the pssA gene encoding CDP-diacylglycerol--serine O-phosphatidyltransferase, with the translated sequence MSTPNRRKPKGNFKLFPKGIRKTQQSVEAVAPETAPKRRRGIYLLPNAFTTAALFCGFYAIVMAMDQRFDRSALAIFAAMVLDSLDGRVARMTNTQSEFGAQYDSLSDMISFGAAPALVAYEWSLKGMGKLGWLAAFVYCAGAALRLARFNTNIGVVDKRYFQGLPSPAAAALVAGFVLLMEDLHFLGRDLSWSTWSITLFAGLTMVTNVPFYSFKDVNLRKSVPFIAPFLIVLAYVAVVSDPPKVLFGLFVLYGLSGYVVLLWRWRKGRPVSIVQTSVDDHHHDDK
- a CDS encoding 2-isopropylmalate synthase, which produces MADKLIIFDTTLRDGEQSPGASMTKDEKIRIAKQLERMKVDVIEAGFAAASPGDFESIKAIASIVKDSTICSLSRANDRDIARAAEALQAAQRKRIHTFIATSPLHMEKKLRMTPDQVLEQAIQAVRYARNFTDDVEFSPEDGSRSDMDFLCRVLEAVIKEGATTINFADTVGYAVPELYGNMLKSLRERIPNSDKAVWSVHCHNDLGMAVANSLAGVMIGGARQIECTINGLGERAGNTALEEIVMAVRTRKDYFDLQLGIDISQIVPASKLVSQITGFAVQPNKAVVGANAFAHASGIHQDGILKARDTYEIMRAEDVGWSANKLVLGKLSGRNAFKQRLEELGIALESETEVNAAFARFKELADRKSEIFDEDILALVSDEEHAHNNDAFHYVSLSQRSETGELPYAKVVFTSDGKEVTCEGNGNGPVDAIVNAIDSKVQSGAELLLFSVNAITTGTQSQGEVTMRLSKAGRIVNGVGADPDIVVASAKAYLSALNKLQSKTEKLNPQI